The stretch of DNA ATTCATGCTTGACAGTCTTACTTTCTCAGTAGAGGACAGTCTCATTCTTCTGCTGAATGAGGACATGATGAAGCTTATGTAGCCTTTGAGGAATTGGAGGAGATCTGCCTATGCTTGCATCatgtatttctagttttcttgtttcatttatcatattttttgtGACAGCACACTGTCTGGTACATACTATTCAATTAATGCCTGACCCGAGTTACACAAGCACTTTGTCATATGTAGAGGAGAGGAGGGTTCCAACACTGAATAGATTGAATTTGATTTCTACTAGGTTGAAGCTATACTCATTGGAATGCAGTCATTATTcaaacaatatttcatttttgaataccATGTGTTAGGTCGCTGCGCTAGGTACTAAGGTACTAATGAACAATGGGGCATTTTACATTAAATGAAGAAATCACTTGTGTGCTTTTCACATTGATGTTTATGAGGTTCTATTTAGAAGAGTGACTGTCCAACATACTTTTTCCTTGACACTTCTGCAGTCACAGCGACCCTTCTCTGCTTACTGAAATCTTCTCTTCCTGCTTAGACACTGCACTTTCCTGATTCTTCTGTTTCTGAATACCTTagtatcttttctctctcctccccctccccattaTAATATTGTGCAATCGTGAGCCCTTTTGGCCACAATCCTTTTTGCAGGCTTTAGCCACTACTTCATGTGGATGATCCCCAGACCTCTATTACTTGCTCTGAGTTCTCCTTCAACTTTCAACTTCCCATGTTCCACCTGTTGACTGCATTCGGGCAACTTAACCTTTTCTTCAAACTCAGAGGACATCTAAACATGAGCTCATCTTCCTTATCTTCTCCGCACTCACCACCCGCTGTCCCACTCCACCCCTTTTCCTGTATTCCTGGCCAACTTTTGTCAGTTCTAATATTGAAAACCTAAGAGCATCAAAAGCCTGGGAGTCTTGCCTCATATCGTTCTTCCCTTTGAAGAGACCCCCTGTGCTTCAATTACACTAGGATGGAATAAGGAGATGGATGTCACTGAAGCTATCATATCAGCAAGGCCTCCTGTAACCAGGTCCTGCTGTGGTTTCTCTTTTGCAGAAACTGCCATATAAGAACCCAACTCACCTTGCTCAGCAACAGGAACCCTGGAGTCGGCTCAGCTCAACTCCCACAATCACCTCCACGAGGcgggatatttattttcttgatccTGAGGTACCTAGCATTGAAATACTATTTCTCTTCACACCTGCTTAAGattcatatatatcttttttgaaagGTAGTCTGTCCTCAATGGCATCAGCATCTTTATTTTGTCCCTAGTCCAAGGTCCTATCAAACCTAAAGCCTAGTATCAATTTATCTGGCCTCTGGGAAGTCGGAAGGGTTGTGTTTTGCTACAGTAGATTATCTGGAGCAAATCATTTTCTCACCAGACCTTTCATTCTTCTGATAACCATACACGACATAAGGCCCATTAAGCCCAAGTAGAGGACAATATGATTTCCATATCTCCAGTGAgagctcaccccccccccaccccattagACCTATGACACAATTCTATATTGACAAGAGTCAAGATGCCTTTGATGTATAAGGAGCTGGTGGACATCAAGCCCAAAAGGAGTTCACTCTGCTTTTGGGGAAAAAGTAAGCCCAACAGAACTTGACTAGAGTTGAGGTAAAGGTAGCAAGTTAACCCTGGGTGGATTGACTTCTTCTGTAGATACCAAAGGATGACCTGGATTTCCGCTTAGCAGCCTTGTACAACCACCACACAGGGACATTCAAGAACAAAAGTGAGGTACTTTTACACCAGGAGACCACCCAGGATACCCATGGGTAAGTGGTGCAGGCAGGACTTCTCCACCCTAAGGACAATGCCACCCAGTCATGTAAGGTAAAGTGTCACCtgggaaataacaaagataatcAATAGGTACTcatttgtatacatttttctgtgctttttacATCTATAAtgcaatttctgtatttttattagcTAAAGTGAATAGGGATCCTCCAGCATTTTGCTCATctgtataaacaaacaaaatattcagCTAATTCCCAGAGGATAAAGGTCTTTGGCTGCATTATTTTTGAGGCTGCATGcaattttctttccctcctcaccTTTCTTCTGATTGATTTCACTCTCCCCTGTTCTTCCCCATACCATCTCTAGAATCATCAAGACCCAATTCCCTGGAGAACTTTtaccccctcctccaccaccttcCGTCACTTCCCGAGCTAACATCAGACACTGGATCAACCCTAAGAAGGAGTCTATCCACAGCATCCAGGGATCCATAGGTAAGGGTTAGAAGACTGGATGGGCAGATGGGTGGTACAAGAGCTTTTTTAATTGACCCAGGAATCAGGGAATTGAGGTGATTGGTCATTAGAGAACTTCAAGGATAACTGAAGGTCTTAGAATAGCAGTGACTAAGTTGGCACTTTCTCAGATTAATACCAGAGGACATACTGCCTATAAACTAGAAGATGAATTTTCAGAGCCTTTAGCTCTGTCCCCTAAGTCTTGGGGACAAAATGTCTATCAAAGGACAGAAATCTGGGAGTGGAGGACCCTACAGCTATCTCCCATCAGTCCTCTATAGGCCAGTTTCCCCAGATGTTATAAGGACCTCCTCCACAGTACCCAGCAATGTATGGGTGATTACAGGTTCCCAGAAAAGGCAAAGGATTTGCAATTCACAGCCtactccctcttctcttttctccacagtGTCCCCTCACACTGCTGCCACCAATGGAGGCTACTCCCGAAAGAATGATGGTGGCTTCTTCTCTACTTAGTGTTGACAGGCCCCTGGACTAATTAATCATAGTGGAACATACTGCCGCCCACCtccattaaatatatttgtgctGGATGAAGCCTGAAGTGCATTACCCATGGACTGAGAGTTGCCGCTTAACTGCTTTTAAAATGTGGGAGGGATGTTTCCCAACTTCTAGAAACTAGTCCTCGTGGTCAGATTTGCAATTTGGAAAGTCATCTTGCTGAAAAGCTAAGGATTTAGAACTAAACAGCACatgggtgcctgcgtggctcagttaaCCGTctcagtcttgatctcagctgaggtcttgggtcttagggtcttgagttcaggccccacattgcgCTGGGTGtgtagcctacttaaaacaaaaaaagaaagaaaaaatcttgttTTCAGCAGGGGACAGGTATTCGTATTTTGTAAAGTGGACTCATTCCAAACTTGTATGTCAGACACTGAGATAAATTTTGGGGAAACAAGAGTGGGCATAGCCCATTCTCTTAATGAGCTTACCAAACCATAATTCTGGAAGCTCTATGGAGAATTAACGTTTATGCTGAGGTCATTCATACTTAACAGATGTCAGACCTTCCGAATTTAGTCATCTGCTGGACTTTACTTTGCCTTAAGGGTTCCATTTTCCTGGTCCTGGTTCCTTGCCATTGTTCATTGTCTAACTCTGCTCTCTTCTTGCCTGGGAGCCAATTCCCTTTTGTCAATTTGTGCTGTGAAATACAGTCCTTGATTCTTATGAACGTGATTCAACAACCTGGTGCTTGGGTTTGAAGGTACCTAAAAACTGATGCATTGATGTGGTTTCTAAAATTACAAGTCACTCAGGGGAACCTGATGTTAGATTAGGCAAGAAACTGCAGACCTTTCAGAATACCCTAGGATCAGTTCCTGTTTCTAAGTTTGGACAGCATATGCATTGTTGCATAATTCAGACGAGAAAGCTGCTTCCTGTTACTCAGGTACAGGGTCCTTAAACCATCAAACTATCACAAGCCCTCTTCCAGAGACTCCAGCCTATTCAGATCACATCTGCTGCCAAGTGGCAATATGAGGTTTCAGttctctctaagattttatttatttactcatgagagacacacagaggcagaggcacaggagagggagaagcaggccccgtctccaggatctcacTGAGCCCCCGGGCGTCCCAGTTCTGTTTAGACGGGATGAAAGTGGCAGAGAGGAAGGACTCTGGGTAATCATGGCATGCAGGTTTTttgatactgaattttaaaaaatttattatcgTGACCCCATACATCGAGGTTTAAAAAAAGCCTCCCTGATCATTGTAATTCCGTAAAGCTGGGGCCAGTCCCCGCACTCCGGACCCTGCAAGCGCTCCACGCTCTCACGGGATACGCGTGTGTAACACCCGTACACGCACGCCCGTAGACGTAACCTGCAGTGTCAGACGCCGTACAGAGGCCAACCAGGGCCACCAGGGCCACCAGGGCCAGGCCTGCGGGGAAGGCAACGGGCGGAGGGAAACCGTGCAGCGCACACTCCTCCCGTGCCTGCGGCTGCACCCGGGCCTCCGGcggccgcgccccggggccgggCTCAGATCAGAATCGCCTCGATAATCAGCGGCGCGGGACGGGCCCGGCCTCGTCTATCTGATCAATTCATCACTTCTGAGCGCCGGGCCCCGTCAGACCAGCGCCGGGGCCGCGGTGCTGCCGCCGCCCGCGGGCCTCGCCGCACAGCGCCCCACGGAGGGGGCTTCGCAGGAGGAAGCTTTTCATCTCGGGCCGGCCCGGCGGGGCTGGGTCACAACCCGATCAAATAAGATCAAGGTGTAGACGGGGGGAGGGGCTCAGGGACGGCGCACATACGCTCGCCTTGCACGCCCCACGTGGACCCACCACACTCGCACGCCCACTCACTCAACCCACACGCGCCTTCCACGCACATCGCAGCACCACACGCACCATCGCCGCCGCCCCAGGCCGCTCTCCCTCCGGAAAGGGCCGGAAGTCGGTACCCCCCCCTTTAAAGGCCTCTGCCTCGGAGGATTCTGGGAGGAGCCACTGAGCGCAACGCCCTCGGCCGAATGCGCCCTCGGTGCGCTCTGCTGCCCTCGCGTGGCTCGGAGGGGGAACCCGGGTCCCCGGTTTGGACAAACTCTGGCAAGACTAGACCGCAAGATcgtgcttgtctttttttttttttccccctctctttaaagattgtagttatttattcatcacaccacacacacacacacacacacacacacacacacacacacacacacacacacacacacacacacaagcgggccccatgcagggggcccgacgtgggactcgatcccgagtctccaggatcacgccctgagctgtaggcggcgctaaccgctgagccacgcgggctgccctgATCGTGCTTGCCTTAAGTACGATCTTTGCCCAAGTACATATTTATATCCGTATCTATAGCTTTTCTTTGATCTTCGACCCACGTCTTTGATCCAAGTTCTGGATATAAGATGAGTCAGTCGCAGGAGATTTATAGGTGATGACTGCTGTCCCATGGAGCAGGCAACCCTGGTCATTAACCAGGATCGGCGCCCCCAGGAGCTCCTTCTCccaagggaaaaggaaaacattttaccaAAGGGAAAAGTGAGAATAGATTATTTAAATCCAATGATttagggacgcctgcgtggctcagcggttgagcgcctgccttcagctcaggacctgatcccagggtcccaggatcgagtccccatccggctccctgcatggagcctgcttctccctctgcctgtgtatctgtctctcatgaataaataaaaatctttaaagaaataataaatccaGTGACTTAGTAGTCAGGCTGTGAAATGAGTAAAAGCAGGAAGGTATATCCCTGTCATTTACAAGAGCCCTCTTACTACGGGGagcttgatttcattttttttttttttaaagattttatttattcgagagagaggcagagacaccggcagagcgagaagcgggctccatgcaaggagcccgacgcaggactcgatccccggtctccaggatcacgccctgggccaaaggcggggctaaaccgctgggccacccgggtgcccGGAAGCTTGATTTCTTCATATTGCTGAGCCTTCACTTACTGTCCATTAAAGCATGTCTTTCAAACTCCAGAATGAGTAGTGAGTATATAATGAGAATTAGCTCCTTTCACATCAAGGGACACAATTTTTTACATGTcagttccttctttctcctttttcaacaAAAAACGTTTGTGTGTGGGTAAGGTAAATCAGAAGAATTTTGTGGATTTATAATTTGTAACTGTGCCAGTTCCACTATGCACTTGGAATAAACAAATAGGGGAAAACTATCCATGTCAGAATCCCACTGGCTCAACAATTTTCTGGGTGCATGGATGGTTAACCTGATAATCTCacgtttcattattttttttttaagattttacttatttattcatgagagacaccgagagagagagagagagagagagagagagagagagagagaggcagagacacaggcagagggagaagcaggctccatgcagggagcccgatttgggactccatcctggaactccaggatcatgccctgagctcaactgccctgccacccaggcatccctgataatCTCATTTGAATGAAGTTTATGACTGGTAATGACAGATATTTGTATTTCAATAGCAGTGGTAGATAAAATGTATGGAGTGTTATCTGCCttatttaatatactttaaaacttaTTCATATATACCTGCTTATATATAAGCTGATACATGTATCAGTTCCCTCAAAGGAGGAAACTACACCTTCATAAATTCTGAACTATATCGCATATTTGCTGACCATTACAAGGGATTAACAGGAATAAACTAACAGTTTATTAGTCACTAATAAACTAAAAAGGTATACTTGGGTAGAACCCAGGGGACTGTTGAACACTTAATGAATTCATCGTGTGacaaataaaatggacaaaaatggtagggaaagaaattttattttcaaggattTGTGCATACAATGGtgaataaaaaattgtatttcaacTATAAAAGGCTGACTCCATTCCACCCTGGTATTCAGGGTTTATGGTGATGCCAGTTTGAATCTGAGGCAATATTGCTATCCCCCTGCTTCCACCCCTAAAAGACTCCCTCAGAGGAACAACTTCCTATAATTTTTAGTCAAAATATATATGACACATCAACCAAAGTAATGAGTTAAACAGCCGTCTGCTCATCTGCTTACATAAAGGCAAGAAATGAAATAAGCTGTGTATTTGTTTCTTGCTGTAAATTACCTTCATTTTGTGCACATTTTTGGTACATTCTCGTATGAAAACATCTCAAAATATAACAATTTAGGTCAAGATGACCCATCTGGGAGGTTGTAAAAATTGGTTTGAACTAGAACTGTGAAAAGAAATATGAAGCAGCTCTACTCACCAAGCTTAGAGACATTAGCCCTATTGGAAAACAAGTCATTAAAGCTACAAAATAAGTGCAAAACATGCTAAACCTGTATTTCCAGGGAGTGACATTCCTGCTGGCCAACAGGTCCCAAACACACCTACAAGGTGTAACTCTTCCTTTCTATTCCAATAGATGTCCTTTCCCTCATGCGAAAGATCCTCAGAAGTGACAATGGAAAACACATTAATCATTGAAATTTACCCTGCAGGCCAATTCCGGAAGAGGCAAAAGCCACAACTCTGAGATGATTAGACATGTAGTGTTTACTTGAGGACTTTCTACACCCTAGAAACCCTCAAAGCACTGAACTGCCTATTTTGGAATCTAAACTTCCTAGCAGCTTTTCTTtggggataagaaaaaaaaacaatttcctgCCACACAGGGGTCAACCACAGCTAACCTGT from Vulpes vulpes isolate BD-2025 chromosome 3, VulVul3, whole genome shotgun sequence encodes:
- the CFAP276 gene encoding cilia- and flagella-associated protein 276, with translation MPFPRDPLQHPTLENDDSYLGKLRASKKLPYKNPTHLAQQQEPWSRLSSTPTITSTRRDIYFLDPEIPKDDLDFRLAALYNHHTGTFKNKSEVLLHQETTQDTHGIIKTQFPGELLPPPPPPSVTSRANIRHWINPKKESIHSIQGSIVSPHTAATNGGYSRKNDGGFFST